ggaaagaggaaaagaggggtGCCGGCCGATTAAAATGGTGGCAAGCGTGTAGCGCGGGATGCCCAGTCCTCGACTGGACGTAAAATAATGTGCAGcgattttaataattaaaaaataaataaaattttattattttcctgcttttaaaTTTCAGATAAGTACACATGGTATCTTGACTGCACAATGTCtctaagcaaataaacaattgcAAATTAcctttaaaattatgtttttttaaattttttaaaccatgtaaACCACAAAGCTCTAGCGCCGGTAAACCAATCACACCTGAAACATCCAGAGTGGAATAGCTTTCTTTTACACGCAATACATTCAGAATACCGCAGGATAATGATTTAAGGTCACATTCaggtcaggtgtcttgctcacgGGTGGctcaatggcagtgtcccactTGGGAATGGAGTCtgcaacccccccgccccctcctcaccAACGACTTTGATGCACATGACCTCCTCTCCACGGCAGTGGACGGTCTTATCGCACAGCCACGGCACCGCGATGCAGCCCACACACTCCCGATCGTTCTGGCTGGCCTCCGGGCTTATTGCGGGCCCTGCATGGGCAGAGAGCACACGTTTTTGGCATTCAGCaaaacgctcttatccagagtgacttatacaATTTACACAGCATCCGTTTATGCAGCCGGATATTGACTGAAGCGTTTCAGACAGAAGTGGCTGAAGGGTACAGGAGGGTACTACTCCACCCGGCAATTTCAGCTACAAGCTCAGCTTGCCAAGCATTGTAATACACTGCTgctgtgcgtgagtgtgtgtgtgtgtgtgtgagtgtgtacacacacacacatatatagacacacatgcGTTTTCCACTTTTGTGGGACATTACAGCTTACCTTCAGCTTGGTCACACCCAGTTCTTATCTTCCAGGCAGCATGTTTGAAGTTAAAGGACAATTCCGTATTGCAAAAACCAGCATCGGCACATGATCTGGTAACCTTCTTGGTGACATGCTTCTCTTTATTGTAATCaactgaaagttaaaaaaagatagTGTATTTCTCAATGGCCAATTTGTACTGTCAAgaagttgttttcttttatttttaaaagatgcctCAATCAAAGCACTGTCAGTCTCATGCCCCATACAGTACTCACTCTCAGTAAGTTCAGATGCTGCTGACACACACTTCTGTCCAGCCGCGCATGCATTTACTACACCATCGCAACCAGTCCAGCCGTCAGCCTGGCACTCCGTGCAATTTAAGGCATTCCCGCCTAAAAGAACAGAACAAAGGTCATTTCAAATCTGGGTCACGGTAAAAGCAGGACATAGTGAAGTAAGCATTTGTTGTCTTCTGTCGTAAAGATGGTAATATCAATATAATATcaattgcaggcatttagcagatcctCTTACCCatagcaacttacacaacattttacattgtatccatttatacagcaacATAAAACTGCCATTTATGTCttatacaaatattattatCGTGACACATTGCCCCTAAAACAATAGGCAGCCTATTTCGTGACGACCTAATTTACCTAATGAAACACGCAATTAAAATTCGGTCAAAATAAACAGGTAGCATAAATGTATGGGTGTGCCGCTCAACTACTCCATAGCAGGACAACTCCGTCGGTAGGATATAATGTCAGAAGACCTGAAAAACGGACTGGTTGTCAGACTGAAACctaacccccgcccccagcacaTCAGGTGCTATCACCAA
This genomic stretch from Anguilla rostrata isolate EN2019 unplaced genomic scaffold, ASM1855537v3 scaf1076, whole genome shotgun sequence harbors:
- the LOC135247119 gene encoding uncharacterized protein LOC135247119, whose protein sequence is MFWALTVSLCAVFIAGGNALNCTECQADGWTGCDGVVNACAAGQKCVSAASELTEIDYNKEKHVTKKVTRSCADAGFCNTELSFNFKHAAWKIRTGCDQAEGPAISPEASQNDRECVGCIAVPWLCDKTVHCRGEEVMCIKVVERVAGNIMVSKGCATRSVCRQGVNISDVVGPVLRGEVFCCEGNLCNGAGGDGHGVPLIPLMAFPLLVFQVFA